A single region of the Salvia miltiorrhiza cultivar Shanhuang (shh) chromosome 8, IMPLAD_Smil_shh, whole genome shotgun sequence genome encodes:
- the LOC130996850 gene encoding aspartic proteinase PCS1-like has protein sequence MKKIHILFSFSTLLVAIQTPMFFLSATPFSVPKSNGTQILVLPLKTQEFPSCPSKLPFTHNVTLTVSLAVGTPPQNVTMVLDTGSELSWLQCNTTRRDRPAFDPVRSMSYTPVACSSPTCTTQTQDFSIPASCDAKNLCHAVLSYADASSSEGNLAMDNFTIVGSKFPGTIFGCMDSGFSSNAEEDSKTTGLMGMNRGSLSFISQMGFKKFSYCISGSDFSGILLFGESNFTWLLPLNYTPLIQISTPLPYFNRVAYTVQLEGIKVSENMLQLPKSVFEPDHTGAGQTMVDSGTQFTFLLGAAYNALKNEFVKQTEGVLRVLEDPDFVFQGAFDLCFRVGLNSTGVPELPAVSLVFRGAQISVSGAHLLYRVPGEIRGGDAVHCFTFGNSELLGMEAYIIGHHHQQNVWMEFDLQKSRIGVAQVRCDVAAQRFGLRP, from the coding sequence TCGTCTTGCCCCTAAAAACTCAAGAATTCCCATCATGTCCAAGCAAGCTCCCCTTCACACACAACGTCACGCTCACCGTTTCATTGGCTGTGGGCACTCCCCCACAGAACGTTACCATGGTCCTCGACACAGGCAGCGAGCTCTCCTGGCTGCAGTGCAACACCACCCGGAGGGACCGACCCGCTTTCGACCCGGTCCGATCCATGTCCTACACTCCCGTTGCCTGCTCCTCCCCCACTTGCACCACCCAAACCCAGGATTTCTCCATACCCGCCTCGTGCGATGCCAAGAACCTCTGCCACGCCGTCCTCTCCTACGCCGACGCCTCGTCTTCGGAGGGGAATCTGGCCATGGACAACTTCACCATTGTCGGGTCGAAGTTCCCGGGTACGATATTCGGGTGCATGGATTCGGGTTTCAGCAGCAATGCGGAGGAGGATTCGAAGACGACCGGGCTGATGGGCATGAACCGCGGGTCGCTCTCGTTCATCTCGCAAATGGGTTTTAAGAAGTTCTCGTATTGCATTTCGGGTTCGGACTTTTCGGGTATTTTGCTATTCGGCGAGTCCAATTTCACGTGGCTTTTGCCCTTGAATTACACCCCTCTGATCCAGATTTCTACCCCTCTGCCCTACTTCAACAGAGTGGCTTACACTGTCCAGCTCGAGGGCATTAAGGTCTCGGAGAATATGTTGCAACTGCCGAAATCCGTATTCGAACCCGACCACACCGGGGCGGGTCAGACCATGGTGGACTCGGGCACCCAGTTCACATTCCTTCTGGGGGCGGCGTACAACGCGTTGAAGAACGAGTTCGTGAAGCAGACCGAGGGCGTGCTGCGGGTGTTGGAGGATCCGGATTTCGTGTTCCAAGGGGCGTTCGATTTGTGTTTCAGGGTGGGGCTGAACTCGACGGGCGTGCCCGAATTGCCGGCCGTGAGTTTGGTGTTCCGGGGCGCCCAGATAAGCGTGTCGGGCGCTCACCTGCTGTACCGGGTCCCGGGCGAGATCCGAGGGGGCGATGCAGTGCATTGCTTCACGTTCGGGAACTCGGAGCTACTGGGGATGGAGGCGTACATCATAGGGCATCATCATCAGCAGAATGTGTGGATGGAGTTCGATTTGCAGAAATCCAGAATCGGAGTGGCGCAAGTGCGCTGCGATGTGGCCGCCCAAAGATTCGGCCTTCGTCCTTAA